Below is a genomic region from Gillisia sp. Hel_I_86.
GATTTTAGACAAGGTGATTTTGGAAAAGATTACGGGGTAGAAATGATGGATGGTCCTTTAGAAGGACTCCTTTCCCGCGTGGTAATCGTTCTAGATGAAGAGGGAAAAGTAATACATGCCCAACAAGTACCTGATATATCCCAAGAACCTGACTATCTTGCAGCTTTAAAAACTTTATTATAGTGAAGGATAGTTATCTGGGCAAAAGAATACGTGGTGGGGGTTATGCAGTTAGAGGAGCATGGATCTTACTAAAAACCGAACCAAGTATACAAGTCCAGGCAATAATCTCTGTTGTGGTTTGTATTGCCGGATTATATTTTGATATTACAAAAACCGAATGGATCTTTCAAGTTTTTGCGATCGGATTGGTATTTAGTACAGAAGGCCTAAATAGTGCTATAGAAGGAATTGCAGATTTTGTTCATCCAGATTTTCACAGTAAAATAGGATATATTAAAGATGTTGCTGCTGGTGCTGTATTGTTTGCTGCGTTAACTGCAGTGATCATTGCTGGTTTTATTTATTTCCCCTATTTGTTCCCAAGCTTTTTCAGCTAAAAACAAGGAAAAACCCGAAGGTTGATTTAAACAAATGCTGCCATTAGAATTCCTCCAATTGCTCCAGAGCTTATTCCTGCGACAATTCCCAATGTTGGAACACCAATTATCCCACCTAAAACCAATCCTAAACATATTCCAAAAATGCAGCCCAAACACAAGCCAATAAAAACTTGAGTCTTTTTCTCGTAAATTTTTTTCATAATCGATAGAAT
It encodes:
- a CDS encoding diacylglycerol kinase family protein: MKDSYLGKRIRGGGYAVRGAWILLKTEPSIQVQAIISVVVCIAGLYFDITKTEWIFQVFAIGLVFSTEGLNSAIEGIADFVHPDFHSKIGYIKDVAAGAVLFAALTAVIIAGFIYFPYLFPSFFS